A genomic region of Solanum dulcamara chromosome 2, daSolDulc1.2, whole genome shotgun sequence contains the following coding sequences:
- the LOC129880023 gene encoding S-adenosylmethionine decarboxylase proenzyme: MEMDLPVSAIGFEGFEKRLEISFFEPGLFADPNGKGLRSLSKAQLDEILGPAECTIVDNLSNDYVDSYVLSESSLFVYSYKIIIKTCGTTKLLLAIPPILRLAETLFLKVQDVRYTRGSFIFPGAQSFPHRHFSEEVAVLDGYFGKLAAGSKAVIMGSPDKTQKWHVYSASAGPVQSNDPVYTLEMCMTGLDREKASVFYKTEGSSAAHMTVRSGIRKILPKSEICDFEFEPCGYSMNSIEGGAVSTIHITPEDGFSYASFESVGYDPKIMKLGPLVERVLGCFEPAEFSIALHADVATKLLERICSVDVKGYSLAEWSPEEFGKGGSIVYQKFTRTPYCGSPKSVLKGCWKENEKEEKE, from the coding sequence ATGGAAATGGACTTGCCAGTCTCTGCCATTGGTTTTGAAGGTTTTGAAAAGAGGCTCGAAATTTCTTTCTTCGAGCCTGGTCTGTTTGCTGATCCTAATGGAAAAGGACTTCGATCTCTCTCGAAGGCACAGTTGGATGAAATTCTCGGACCTGCTGAGTGCACCATTGTTGATAACCTAtcaaatgactatgttgattcCTATGTGCTGTCCGAGTCGAGCCTCTTTGTTTATTCTTACAAGATAATCATCAAAACATGCGGCACCACAAAGTTGCTTCTCGCAATTCCGCCCATTCTAAGGTTGGCTGAGACCTTGTTTCTCAAAGTACAAGACGTGAGGTATACCCGTGGGAGCTTCATTTTCCCTGGTGCTCAATCGTTCCCTCACCGTCACTTTTCTGAAGAAGTTGCTGTCCTCGATGGATATTTTGGAAAGCTTGCTGCCGGTAGCAAGGCTGTGATTATGGGCAGTCCTGACAAAACACAGAAATGGCATGTTTACTCTGCCTCAGCTGGGCCTGTTCAGTCTAATGACCCTGTTTACACTCTTGAGATGTGCATGACTGGTTTGGACAGGGAGAAGGCATCTGTCTTTTACAAGACTGAAGGAAGCTCGGCTGCTCACATGACTGTTAGATCTGGCATAAGGAAGATCCTCCCCAAGTCTGAGATATGCGATTTTGAGTTTGAACCCTGTGGTTATTCCATGAATTCTATTGAAGGAGGTGCTGTTTCAACCATTCACATTACCCCAGAGGACGGCTTTAGCTATGCTAGCTTTGAATCTGTTGGATATGATCCTAAAATCATGAAGTTGGGTCCCTTGGTTGAGAGGGTGCTTGGATGTTTTGAGCCAGCTGAGTTCTCTATTGCTCTGCATGCTGATGTTGCTACCAAGTTACTGGAGCGTATTTGCTCTGTTGATGTTAAGGGCTACTCTCTTGCCGAGTGGAGTCCAGAAGAGTTTGGCAAGGGTGGTTCCATTGTCTACCAGAAGTTCACTAGGACTCCTTACTGTGGATCTCCCAAGTCTGTTCTGAAGGGCTGCTGGAAAGAGAAcgagaaagaagaaaaggagTAG